In Arthrobacter citreus, a genomic segment contains:
- a CDS encoding class I SAM-dependent methyltransferase codes for MSIDEVGRAYRLRSAEYTAALGSISDTAQQDQDLISAWSRGIEGKVVDAGCGPGHWTNFLFGHGVTVEGLDMVDEFLDAASARYPDVPFRGGTLEAMPYDDGSLSGILSWYSIIHTHPGELNAVLGEFARCVHPGGSILLGFFEGRHIEPFEHAVVRAYTWPVPAIRDALAAAGFEMVETHSRTDQGHRPHAAMIARRGTQPQPGRCASAQSDPSRVA; via the coding sequence ATGTCGATCGACGAAGTGGGGCGGGCGTACAGGCTGCGGTCAGCGGAATATACCGCCGCACTCGGATCGATTTCCGACACTGCGCAGCAGGACCAGGACCTGATATCGGCGTGGAGCCGTGGAATCGAAGGTAAGGTTGTCGACGCCGGATGCGGCCCCGGCCACTGGACCAACTTTCTGTTCGGTCATGGCGTGACTGTTGAAGGGCTCGATATGGTCGATGAGTTCCTTGACGCGGCGTCGGCCCGATATCCGGACGTGCCGTTTCGGGGCGGAACCCTGGAAGCAATGCCTTACGACGACGGCAGCCTGTCCGGCATCCTGTCCTGGTACTCGATCATTCATACGCATCCCGGGGAACTGAATGCCGTCCTCGGCGAATTCGCCCGCTGCGTGCATCCAGGTGGCTCAATTCTGCTGGGCTTTTTCGAGGGAAGGCACATTGAACCTTTTGAGCACGCAGTGGTGCGCGCATACACCTGGCCGGTGCCGGCTATTCGGGACGCCTTGGCCGCTGCCGGATTCGAGATGGTGGAGACCCACTCCAGGACAGACCAAGGGCACCGGCCGCACGCGGCAATGATTGCCCGCCGCGGGACGCAGCCCCAGCCCGGCAGATGCGCATCTGCCCAGAGCGATCCGTCCCGGGTAGCCTGA
- a CDS encoding transcriptional regulator — protein sequence MGEAEFGVLRDALSLSDSVLSKHVKVLEHAGFTKVRKGSFNGRTRTWVSLTKPGQGAFKAHVDELRKLAAAVDRLDP from the coding sequence GTGGGTGAGGCTGAGTTCGGAGTGCTCCGGGACGCGCTGTCCTTGAGCGACTCAGTGTTGAGCAAGCACGTCAAAGTCCTCGAGCATGCCGGCTTCACCAAGGTGCGCAAGGGCTCTTTCAATGGACGCACCCGGACGTGGGTTTCTTTGACCAAGCCGGGTCAGGGCGCCTTTAAGGCCCACGTCGATGAGCTCCGCAAGCTTGCCGCTGCCGTAGATCGACTCGATCCATAA
- a CDS encoding primase-like DNA-binding domain-containing protein, whose protein sequence is MSERNPDHVSLFLDECTLGGLEETEAVPAADLYGMYIIWCENGGLVPASVQNFYSAVREAGVPEARRHSERVYEGVQPTGPIPIQYILETDKTPGPNTNPFPFTG, encoded by the coding sequence ATGTCTGAGCGCAATCCTGATCACGTCAGCCTGTTCCTTGACGAATGCACACTGGGCGGTCTCGAGGAGACCGAAGCCGTACCGGCCGCCGACCTGTACGGCATGTACATCATCTGGTGCGAGAACGGCGGCCTGGTGCCTGCATCGGTGCAGAACTTCTACAGTGCCGTCCGGGAAGCAGGCGTACCGGAAGCGCGGCGGCATTCCGAACGCGTCTATGAGGGAGTGCAGCCCACAGGGCCGATCCCGATTCAGTACATCCTCGAAACAGACAAGACCCCCGGGCCCAACACCAACCCGTTTCCCTTCACCGGCTGA
- a CDS encoding SDR family oxidoreductase: MAEEQPVVAVTGATGALGGAVARLLAEAGVAQRLLARHTAKLPELGTPVYAATYSDREHAARALEGVQTLFMVSAHESPYRQQDHRTFVDAAVEAGVRHIVYTSFMGAAPDAVFTLARDHWDTEEHIRSTGLEYTFLRDCLYQDVLPSFVGRDGVIRGPAGSGRLAAVARADVARAAARILEAPRDHQGQVYTLTGPQALTFDEIAGILTRVSGSTVSYYNETNEEALESRSLSSAAHWQIEAWVSTYTAIAQGQMAEVSGDIERLTGIPPLGLEDYLKHR, from the coding sequence ATGGCAGAAGAGCAACCAGTAGTGGCTGTCACCGGTGCCACGGGTGCCCTGGGCGGCGCCGTCGCCCGCCTGCTGGCTGAGGCCGGCGTCGCGCAGCGGCTGCTTGCCCGGCACACCGCCAAACTTCCGGAACTGGGAACGCCCGTGTATGCGGCGACGTACTCGGACCGTGAGCACGCAGCCCGGGCGCTGGAGGGTGTCCAGACCCTGTTCATGGTCTCGGCCCATGAGAGCCCGTACCGGCAGCAGGACCACCGCACGTTTGTGGATGCTGCCGTGGAGGCGGGGGTGCGGCACATTGTCTACACCTCGTTTATGGGAGCGGCTCCGGACGCGGTATTCACCCTGGCCCGCGACCACTGGGACACCGAGGAACACATCAGGTCCACCGGCCTGGAATACACCTTCCTCCGGGACTGCCTGTACCAGGACGTCCTGCCCTCGTTTGTGGGGCGCGACGGCGTGATCCGCGGCCCCGCAGGATCCGGCCGGCTCGCAGCGGTGGCCCGGGCCGACGTCGCCCGCGCAGCGGCGCGCATCCTCGAAGCACCCCGTGATCATCAGGGTCAGGTGTATACGCTCACCGGGCCGCAGGCCCTGACCTTTGACGAGATCGCCGGGATCCTGACCCGTGTGTCCGGATCCACCGTGAGCTACTACAACGAAACCAACGAGGAAGCTCTGGAATCGCGGAGCCTGAGCAGTGCGGCGCACTGGCAGATCGAAGCGTGGGTGAGCACGTACACCGCGATCGCGCAGGGCCAGATGGCGGAGGTCAGCGGTGATATTGAGCGGCTGACCGGGATTCCGCCGCTGGGGCTGGAAGATTACCTGAAACACCGTTAA
- a CDS encoding aldo/keto reductase, translated as MTSYKRLGTSGLTVSTVGLGCNNLGRSGTKTEDQAGTDAVVNAAIDAGITLFDVADTYGAVPGLSEERLGKALGTRRDDVVLATKFGMDMKGANGRDFDARGSRRYIVKAAEASLRRLGTDWIDLYQFHTPDPLTPIEETLAALDDLVTSGKVRYIGHSNRTGWQIAEAEFTARMGGYTPFISAQNHYNLLDRRAELEVVPAAEAYGLGILPYFPLANGLLTGKYSSGSAPEGSRLTHSRQNLLDKADFDQLAEFGVFAKDRGLTEVQVAFSWLAVQPAVSSVIAGATTVEQVRQNAEAASCEPTEKDLEELDRIFPQTPKVALF; from the coding sequence ATGACTTCTTACAAAAGACTCGGCACATCAGGCCTGACCGTTTCCACTGTGGGCCTGGGCTGCAACAACCTTGGCCGTTCCGGAACCAAGACCGAAGACCAGGCCGGCACCGACGCCGTCGTGAACGCGGCCATCGACGCCGGCATTACGCTTTTTGACGTGGCTGACACCTACGGCGCGGTCCCGGGCCTGAGCGAGGAACGGCTGGGAAAGGCGCTGGGCACCCGGCGCGACGACGTCGTCCTGGCCACCAAGTTCGGCATGGACATGAAGGGTGCCAATGGCAGGGATTTTGACGCCAGGGGATCCCGGCGGTACATCGTCAAAGCGGCGGAAGCTTCACTGCGCCGGCTCGGCACCGACTGGATTGACCTGTACCAGTTCCACACCCCGGATCCGCTGACGCCCATCGAGGAAACGCTTGCGGCTCTGGATGATCTGGTGACCAGCGGCAAGGTGCGCTACATCGGCCATTCAAACCGCACCGGCTGGCAGATTGCCGAAGCCGAGTTCACCGCGCGGATGGGCGGCTACACGCCGTTCATCTCCGCACAGAACCACTACAACCTGCTGGACCGGCGGGCGGAACTCGAAGTGGTTCCGGCCGCCGAGGCTTACGGCCTGGGAATCCTGCCGTACTTCCCGCTGGCCAACGGACTGCTCACCGGCAAGTACAGCTCCGGCTCGGCCCCTGAGGGCAGCCGCTTGACGCACTCCCGGCAGAACCTGCTGGACAAAGCAGACTTTGACCAACTCGCCGAGTTCGGTGTGTTCGCCAAGGACCGCGGGCTCACCGAAGTGCAGGTGGCCTTCTCCTGGCTCGCCGTCCAGCCTGCCGTTTCCTCGGTCATTGCCGGTGCCACCACTGTGGAGCAGGTGCGGCAGAACGCCGAAGCGGCATCCTGTGAGCCGACGGAGAAGGATCTCGAGGAGCTGGACCGGATCTTCCCGCAGACGCCGAAGGTTGCTTTGTTCTAG
- a CDS encoding DNA alkylation repair protein has protein sequence MTSTTVAEVMAELAALEDPKARAVNEKHGDDHGVNLSKLRAVAKRLKTQHELSRELWSTGDTAARLLALLVSRPKSFEPSELDAMLRGARVPKVHDWLINYVVKKSPHAEELRVAWFDDPDPVVASAGWALTSERVVKDPDGLDLSRLLDIIEADMNDAPDRLQWAMNTCLAQIGIAHPEHRTRALAIGERLEVLKDYPTPPGCTSPFAPIWITEIVRRQQADATDA, from the coding sequence ATGACGAGCACCACCGTCGCTGAGGTGATGGCCGAACTGGCCGCGCTGGAGGACCCAAAAGCGCGGGCCGTGAACGAGAAGCACGGTGATGACCACGGTGTGAACCTCAGCAAGCTCCGGGCCGTCGCCAAGCGGCTGAAGACACAGCATGAACTGTCCCGCGAGCTATGGTCAACGGGGGACACTGCGGCTCGGCTACTCGCACTGCTGGTTAGCCGGCCCAAATCATTCGAGCCCAGCGAGCTGGATGCAATGCTGCGCGGGGCGCGCGTTCCCAAGGTGCATGACTGGCTGATCAACTATGTGGTGAAAAAGAGTCCGCATGCCGAGGAGCTGCGGGTGGCGTGGTTCGATGATCCGGATCCGGTCGTAGCCAGCGCCGGCTGGGCGCTGACCAGTGAACGGGTAGTGAAGGATCCGGACGGATTGGACCTGTCGAGGCTGTTGGACATCATCGAGGCGGATATGAACGATGCCCCGGACCGTCTCCAGTGGGCCATGAACACCTGCCTGGCCCAGATAGGCATAGCCCATCCGGAACACCGGACACGGGCGTTGGCCATCGGGGAACGGCTTGAGGTCCTGAAGGACTACCCCACGCCGCCGGGCTGCACCTCACCGTTTGCCCCCATCTGGATCACGGAAATTGTCCGCCGGCAGCAGGCTGACGCGACTGACGCCTGA
- a CDS encoding 3-hydroxyacyl-CoA dehydrogenase NAD-binding domain-containing protein: protein MSASDYQRLAAHFPTEVVTHSYVSDIALPGGAGTFALITLDNDVDHSRPTTLGPNTLLELGSVLDSLQARAAAGEIVGVGVTGKPHYLVAGADLSATQKLASYEDGLAMARLGHEVYGKLHTLGVPSFAFINGVALGGGLEVALQSDYRTVSTGAGALALPEAFIGLVPGWGGVYILPRLIGPENAVQVMIENPLSNNRTLSGPAAFKLGIADALFEPADFVEQSLAWAARVITGEETVSRPNAADPAESPEAWEAAVAKGRAVVEARTSNAAPAPAKVLDLLEAGMHWTAEQSREAECEALAELMQTPQFHSTVYAFLDLVQKRGKRPAGAPDKKLARPVAKVGVVGAGLMASQLALLFVRQLKVPVVMTDIDQARVDKGVRYVHAEVDKLVAKRRMSPDAANRTKALVTGSVSKEAFSDADFVIEAVFEELSVKKQVFSEVEAVVSPECILATNTSSLSVTEMAADLQHPERVVGFHFFNPVAVMPLLEIVRAPKTDDAVLATAFVLAKALKKTAVLVKDDAAFVVNRILGRMFGEITAVFDEGTDAETADNALRPMGLPMSPFTLLALVGLPVGQHVQESLHAAFGERFWLSENSQKIIDAGIKSLWQKDENGKQYIPEETLALLSFGNTPSTSEEVLRRTQDALAEEIGLMLNEGVVAGPEDIDLCMILGAGWPMHLGGITPYLDRVGASERVNGKKFHAEKEPAQAAS from the coding sequence ATGTCTGCAAGCGATTACCAGCGGCTGGCCGCCCACTTCCCCACCGAAGTTGTCACCCACTCCTATGTCTCGGACATCGCCCTGCCCGGCGGCGCCGGCACCTTTGCGCTGATCACCCTGGACAACGACGTCGACCACTCCCGTCCCACCACTCTGGGCCCGAACACGCTGCTGGAACTCGGCTCGGTGCTGGATTCCCTGCAGGCACGTGCCGCGGCCGGCGAGATTGTTGGCGTGGGCGTCACCGGCAAGCCGCACTACCTGGTGGCCGGCGCTGACCTGTCCGCAACGCAGAAGCTGGCATCCTACGAGGACGGCCTCGCCATGGCGCGGCTGGGCCACGAGGTGTACGGCAAGCTGCACACCCTGGGCGTGCCCAGCTTCGCCTTCATCAACGGCGTGGCGCTGGGCGGCGGGCTGGAAGTGGCCCTGCAGTCCGACTACCGCACCGTTTCCACCGGCGCCGGTGCGCTGGCCCTGCCGGAAGCCTTCATTGGCCTGGTACCCGGGTGGGGCGGCGTGTACATCCTGCCGCGGCTGATCGGACCCGAGAACGCCGTGCAGGTCATGATCGAGAACCCACTGAGCAACAACCGCACGCTCTCCGGACCGGCTGCCTTCAAGCTCGGCATTGCCGACGCCCTGTTCGAACCGGCCGACTTCGTGGAGCAGTCCCTGGCCTGGGCCGCCCGCGTCATCACCGGCGAGGAAACAGTGTCCCGTCCCAACGCCGCCGATCCGGCCGAATCCCCCGAAGCCTGGGAGGCCGCCGTCGCAAAGGGCCGCGCGGTGGTGGAGGCCCGTACCTCCAACGCCGCACCGGCGCCCGCGAAGGTGCTGGACCTGCTGGAAGCCGGCATGCACTGGACCGCCGAGCAGTCCCGCGAAGCGGAATGCGAAGCCCTGGCCGAGCTGATGCAGACCCCGCAGTTTCACTCCACCGTCTACGCGTTCCTGGACTTGGTCCAGAAGCGCGGCAAGCGCCCGGCCGGTGCTCCGGACAAGAAGCTGGCCCGGCCGGTGGCCAAGGTGGGCGTGGTTGGTGCCGGCCTGATGGCGAGCCAGCTCGCCCTGTTGTTCGTGCGCCAGCTCAAAGTCCCCGTGGTCATGACCGACATTGACCAGGCCCGCGTGGACAAGGGTGTTCGCTACGTGCACGCCGAGGTGGACAAGCTCGTGGCCAAGCGGCGCATGTCTCCCGACGCGGCGAACCGCACCAAGGCCCTCGTCACCGGCTCCGTGTCCAAGGAGGCGTTCTCCGACGCCGACTTCGTTATTGAAGCTGTCTTCGAGGAGCTGTCCGTCAAGAAGCAGGTGTTCTCCGAGGTGGAGGCCGTGGTCTCCCCCGAGTGCATCCTCGCCACCAACACCTCCTCACTGTCGGTGACCGAGATGGCGGCGGACCTGCAGCACCCGGAGCGCGTGGTGGGCTTCCACTTCTTCAACCCGGTGGCCGTGATGCCGCTGCTGGAAATTGTGCGCGCACCCAAGACCGACGACGCCGTGCTGGCCACCGCGTTTGTCCTCGCCAAGGCGCTCAAGAAGACGGCCGTGCTGGTCAAGGATGATGCCGCATTTGTGGTCAACCGGATCCTGGGCCGCATGTTCGGCGAAATCACCGCAGTCTTTGACGAGGGCACCGACGCCGAAACGGCCGACAACGCACTGCGCCCGATGGGCCTGCCGATGTCGCCGTTCACCCTGTTGGCCCTGGTGGGTCTTCCGGTGGGACAGCATGTACAGGAATCCCTGCACGCTGCTTTCGGCGAGCGGTTCTGGCTCTCGGAGAACTCGCAGAAGATCATCGACGCCGGCATCAAGTCGCTGTGGCAGAAGGATGAAAACGGGAAGCAGTACATTCCGGAGGAAACCCTGGCACTGCTGTCCTTCGGCAACACGCCGTCGACCTCCGAGGAAGTCCTGCGCCGCACGCAGGACGCCCTGGCCGAGGAGATCGGGCTGATGCTGAACGAAGGCGTGGTGGCCGGACCCGAGGATATCGATCTCTGCATGATCCTCGGCGCCGGATGGCCGATGCACCTGGGCGGCATCACGCCGTACCTGGACCGCGTTGGTGCGTCCGAGCGGGTCAACGGCAAGAAGTTCCACGCTGAGAAGGAGCCGGCCCAGGCTGCTTCCTAG
- a CDS encoding DUF4287 domain-containing protein produces the protein MSFQAYLDAVEDKTGLTPRQLLHIAEDKGFDAPEVKAGEILEWLKTDYGLGRGHGMALVHVIKKGPDIDAKHVGTAGSHRDDSDTLWLDGKDNKPS, from the coding sequence ATGTCATTCCAGGCCTACCTCGACGCCGTTGAAGACAAAACCGGGCTTACGCCCCGTCAGCTTCTTCACATCGCAGAAGACAAAGGTTTTGATGCCCCGGAAGTAAAAGCCGGAGAGATCCTCGAATGGCTCAAAACGGATTACGGTCTCGGCCGCGGCCACGGCATGGCTCTGGTGCACGTCATCAAAAAGGGTCCCGACATTGATGCGAAGCACGTGGGGACGGCAGGCTCCCACCGGGATGATTCCGATACTCTGTGGCTGGACGGAAAAGACAACAAACCCTCCTAA